Genomic DNA from Mesorhizobium sp. 131-2-1:
GCTGTAGCCCTTGATCAGCCGGCGGCAGTTCAGGATTTCCGTGCCAAGTGCGTAGTCTTCGCGGGCGCGAGCGAGCGCCAGGTCGTACCAGCGTTCCAGATGCTCGACCTCCACCTTGTGGCGCAGCAGGCGGCGGCGCCAGCGGCGCAGGCCGCCGATGACCCAGAGCATGGCGAAGCCGGTGAAACTGTCGGTGCGGATGTGGCGGCCGCGGTTGATGCGGCGGTCGAGGAAGGCGGCGAGCTTCGGCCGGTCCTCGATGTAGCTACCCAGCCCCGCCGGCAGCGTGCCGCAGAATTCCTCGATGCGCGGATGGAAATACTCGGTCACCTGCAGGACCGTTCCGTCCTTGACGCCGACCTCCTTGCGCACCCGCCTGTCCCGGGTCGAACGGGTCTTGAGATCGGCGACGCGGATCATGTCGTCGTAGCACATGGCGTTGGCGAGATGTTTCGCGGCAGCAATCGACAGCGCATAGGCGTGATCCGGGCCGTCGAGCGCGACGGCCCTGTCCAGCCGGTCGAGATACTCGCCGCCATAGGCGATGTCCTGGTAATCGACGACCTTTTTCAGGCCGCGTTCGGCCATATCGCGCAGCGGTTCCGGCAGCGACGCGACACGGGCGGCAAGCTCCTGCCAGCCCTTCAGCAAGGTTTCGGGACCACTGACCTTCGCCGTTGACCTGGCTTCGGAGACGGCAGGTTGAGCCACCGCCTTCTCGCCCGCCGGCACGGTCGCAACGCCGCGCGCGCGATCATAGGCGGCGCCGAAGGCTGCCAGGCTCTGCTTGACGCCACGGCCGCCGGCACTGACTGCCTGCTCGTAGTTTTCGCGCGCGAACGGCAGCGCGTCGGAGCCGGCCAGCGCGCCAAGCAGGCTGGCCGAGATCATCGTGCCGTTGTCGGCGGCGATCTTCTCCATGTCGAAGGCGATGAAGCGCCTAGCGGCTGCCTGAGCCGTGGCGTGCACCTTCTCGGACGAGGCGCGCCCATCGCCCGGCTCGATCTTTTCCGACACCGCGGCGATGCGATGCGATGAGGTGATCAGCGTCGTGCGCTCGGGCGTCACGAAGCCGCGGATGATGGCGCGGCCTGCCTCCATCAGTTCGGCGGCGATCAATATGTCGACATCGCCCTGCGAGGGCGACAGCGCGAAGACCGGCAGCCGGCCGGTGTCGCGGGCCATCTCGATATAGTAGATCGTCGCACCGGTACGCTGGGCGACGCCGGCGACCGAGGTCGATTGCGCAACATAGCCGCTGCGCTCGGCGACGTCGGTGATCCAGTCGGCAAGCACGCCGCCGCCCTGGCCGCCAACGGCAAGCACGGCGAGTTTTATCACCCGCTCGTCGCCGGCAGCGTCCGTCTTCGGGCGCGGGGCTGTGTTCTGGTCAAGCATCGGCGAACACCAGCCTGCGGCTTTCGCGGCGGCGCTGCAAAAGGCCGATCACGGCGCGGCGCGCGCTTTCCAGGAAGCGGTCCCAGCGGCCGGGATTGTGGACGACATCGGCGCGGTAGAAGGACGGGCAGAGCACGGCGGCGTCCGCCACCTCGCCGCAATTGCCGCAGCCGACACAGTTCTGGTCGATCGATGCCACCGGATCGTCGCGCAGCGGATCGTCGAGCGACTTCACCGACAGCGACGGACAGCCGGAGAGCCGCATGCAGGCGTGGTCGCCTGTGCAGATGTCCTCGTCGACACCGAACTTCGGCTTCACCACGCGCTCGCCGCCCTTGATCGCCTTGTCGACCAGCGGCTTCTCGCGGCGCTGGCGGTTGAGCATGCATTCGGACGAGGCGACGATAACCTTAGGACCCTTCTCCTCGGTGGTCAGCGCCTCGCGGAGCGTCGCTTGCATCTTGCCGACATCATAGGTGCGATCGATGTGGCGCAGCCACTTCACGCCCATGCCTTTCACCGCCTCGGTGATCGGATGCTTGGTAGATTTCGTACGGTTCGAGGCGCGCGACGACAGGATGTCCTGGCCGCCGGTGGCGGCCGAGTAGAAGTTGTCGACGATGACGATGACGCCGTCGTTCTTGTTGAAGACCGCGTTGCCGATCGAGGAGGTCAGCCCGTTGTGCCAGAAGCCGCCGTCGCCGACGAAGGAGATCGAGCGGCGCTTGGCGTCCGGCGAATTGAAGGCCGACGCCGAGGCCGGTCCCAGCCCGTAGCCCATGGTGGTGGCGCCAAGCTCGAAGGGCGGCATGATCGAGAACAGATGGCAGCCGATGTCGGAGGCGATGTGGTGTTTGCCGAGCTCCTGCTCGACCAGCTTGGTCGCGGCGAAGATCGGCCGCTCCGGGCAGCCGATGCAGAAGCCTGGCGGGCGGCCGGGAACGACATTGACGAGATCGGCGGTGTCGACGCCTTCGCCGAGCTTATTCGGCGCCCTCACCTCGCCCGGCAGCAGATGCGGGGCGTTGGCGCGCAGGAAGGAGCCGATGCCGTCGAGCATGACCTGGCCGGTGTATTCGCCGGCCATCGGCAGATGCTCCTTGCCGACCAGCTTGGTGCCGCGGCTGGCCTTGTGCAGCATGGCGGCAAAGGCCTGCTCGATATAGTTGGGCTGGCCTTCCTCGACGACCAGAACCGCCTGCTTGCCTTCGCAGAAGCCGAGGAATTCATCGTCGATCAGCGGATAGACGGCGTTGAGAACATAGAGCGGCACGTCGGTGTCGCCATAGGTGTCGGCGAGGCCGAGCCGCTGCAGGGCGCGGATGGCCGAATTGTACATGCCGCCCTGCATGACGATGCCGACGGAGCCGTGATCTGAGCCGAAGATCTCGTTGATCTTACGGCTCTTGATGAAATCCACCGCCGCTGGCCAGCGCTTCGCCACCTTCTCCTTCTCATGCAGGAAGGAGGCGGGCGGCAGCACGATGCGGCCGGTGTCGCGGCGCGGCGCTTCCAGCGCATCCGCCACTGACATTGGCGGCCGTTTGTTGTCCTTGGCGACGAAGTGGCCATGGACGTGGCAGCAACGAATGCGCACCTGCAGCATGACCGGCGTGTTGGAGGCCTCCGACAGTTCGAAGCCGTCCTCGACCGCCTTGACGATCGAGGGCAGGTTGGGGCGCGGATCGAGCAGCCAGACCTGGCTCTTCATGGCGAAGGCATGGCTGCGCTCCTGCATGATCGAGGAGCCCTCGCCATAATCCTCGCCGACGATGATCAGCGCACCGCCGGTGACACCGCCCGAGGCGAGGTTGGCCAGCGCATCGGAGGCGACATTGGTGCCGACCGTCGACTTGAAGGTGGCGGCACCGCGGATCGGGTAGTGCACGGAGGCGGCAAGCATCGCGGTGGCGGTGGCTTCGGAGGCGCTCGCCTCGAAATGCACGCCGAGCTCGCCCAAAATATCCTGCGCGTCGGCGAGTACGTCCATCAGATGGCTGATCGGCGCGCCCTGGTAGCCGCCGACATAGCCGACGCCGCATTGCAGCAGCGCCTTGGTGATGGCGAGGATGCCTTCGCCGGCGAACTCCTCACCGGCACCGAGTCTCAGCTTCTCAACTTCCTTGGCAAAAGACCGTTCGGCCATGGTGGCCTCCTTCCGTTGCCGCCGGCATCCGGCGGCGCGTACGTCTAGATGTCGTGCTTGCGGATGTTCTTCAGCATCTTCTGTAGAATCGCGATCAGAGCCGCGTATTCGGTATCGTCGACGCCGTCGAACATCGCCTCGAAGGCGTCGTGCATGGCCGGCCAGGCGCGGGTGAACAAAGCGCGGCCGTCATCGGTCAGGAACACGTGGCGGATGCGGCTGTCGGTGACGCCCTGCTCGCGCCGCACCAGGCCCTGCCCCTCCAGCGTGTCGAGCGTGCGGCTCAAGGTCGACTGCTCGATAACGGTGTAGACCGACAGGTCGTTGACAGTGACGCCGTCGGCGACGGAGAGCACGGCCAGCGTGCGGACCTGCGGAATGGTCAGGCCCTGCTTGCGGAAATCCTCGCGCAGCGTGGCGTTGTAGCGGCCCATTATGCGGTTCATCAGATAGGGCGCGAACTGCTGCAGGCCGATCTCGCCCAAGGTCGAGATGCGCTGGCGCTTCTGCTGGACCTTCTCTTCCATCACAGCCTCCCCGCCAGCAGGAAGCCGGAGCCGCCGCCGAGCCCGGCGCCGGGATGGGTGGAGGCGCCGATATGGTAGAGGGCCTTGATGCCAGTTTCGTGGTTGCGGCTGGCCTTGAAGGGTCGCCACAGGAAGGCTTGGTCGATCGTCGACGAGCCGCCATAGGGATCGCCGCCGACCAGGTTGATGTTCATCGCTTCGAGATCGGCCGGCGAATAGGCGCGGCGCGCGATCACGCTCTCGCTGAAGCCGTCGATGTGGTTGGCGAGGATCGCCTCGACGCGATCGGCATAGGCTTCGCGTAGCTCGGCGTTCCATTGCCCGTCCGCCGGCGCCGCGAGCTTGCCGGCGGCATCGCCCTTGATGTGGCGCGGCGCCTCCGGAAGCTGCAGCCAGAGGATCGCCTTGCCCTCCGGGCAGCGCGACGGATCGAGCGCATGCGGCTGGCCGACGCAGATGGTCGGCACCTCCGGCAGCAGGCCGCGCACCGCTTCGTTGCAGGCTTTCGATACGCCGTCGAGGCCAGGCGTCAGATGCAGCAACGCCACCTTGTCCAACCCCTCGCCGCGCCATGCCGGCGGCTTGTCGAGGGCATAGTGGATCTGGAAGTTGCCCTTGCCGTAGCGATAGTCGTGTGTCGCTTCGACAGCCGCCTCCGGCGCATCCCTGCCGAGCAGTCGGCCATAGAGCTGGGTCGGCGTGACCGAGCAGATGACGCTCTTCTTCGCATGCACCGTTTCGCCCGACGCCAGCCGCACGCCGGTGGCGCGGCCGCCATCGAGGATGATGGAGGCGACGTCCGCTTCGGTGGAGATCACGCCGCCGCGCTCCTTGATCAGCGCCTCGAAGGCGGCGAGCAGGTTCTTCGCGCCACCCTTGACGATCGGCGCGCCCGCGGCCTCCAGCGCAAACGCAATGACCCTTGCGATCTGGCCGGAGAAG
This window encodes:
- a CDS encoding thiamine pyrophosphate-dependent enzyme, coding for MAERSFAKEVEKLRLGAGEEFAGEGILAITKALLQCGVGYVGGYQGAPISHLMDVLADAQDILGELGVHFEASASEATATAMLAASVHYPIRGAATFKSTVGTNVASDALANLASGGVTGGALIIVGEDYGEGSSIMQERSHAFAMKSQVWLLDPRPNLPSIVKAVEDGFELSEASNTPVMLQVRIRCCHVHGHFVAKDNKRPPMSVADALEAPRRDTGRIVLPPASFLHEKEKVAKRWPAAVDFIKSRKINEIFGSDHGSVGIVMQGGMYNSAIRALQRLGLADTYGDTDVPLYVLNAVYPLIDDEFLGFCEGKQAVLVVEEGQPNYIEQAFAAMLHKASRGTKLVGKEHLPMAGEYTGQVMLDGIGSFLRANAPHLLPGEVRAPNKLGEGVDTADLVNVVPGRPPGFCIGCPERPIFAATKLVEQELGKHHIASDIGCHLFSIMPPFELGATTMGYGLGPASASAFNSPDAKRRSISFVGDGGFWHNGLTSSIGNAVFNKNDGVIVIVDNFYSAATGGQDILSSRASNRTKSTKHPITEAVKGMGVKWLRHIDRTYDVGKMQATLREALTTEEKGPKVIVASSECMLNRQRREKPLVDKAIKGGERVVKPKFGVDEDICTGDHACMRLSGCPSLSVKSLDDPLRDDPVASIDQNCVGCGNCGEVADAAVLCPSFYRADVVHNPGRWDRFLESARRAVIGLLQRRRESRRLVFADA
- a CDS encoding indolepyruvate oxidoreductase subunit beta family protein yields the protein MLDQNTAPRPKTDAAGDERVIKLAVLAVGGQGGGVLADWITDVAERSGYVAQSTSVAGVAQRTGATIYYIEMARDTGRLPVFALSPSQGDVDILIAAELMEAGRAIIRGFVTPERTTLITSSHRIAAVSEKIEPGDGRASSEKVHATAQAAARRFIAFDMEKIAADNGTMISASLLGALAGSDALPFARENYEQAVSAGGRGVKQSLAAFGAAYDRARGVATVPAGEKAVAQPAVSEARSTAKVSGPETLLKGWQELAARVASLPEPLRDMAERGLKKVVDYQDIAYGGEYLDRLDRAVALDGPDHAYALSIAAAKHLANAMCYDDMIRVADLKTRSTRDRRVRKEVGVKDGTVLQVTEYFHPRIEEFCGTLPAGLGSYIEDRPKLAAFLDRRINRGRHIRTDSFTGFAMLWVIGGLRRWRRRLLRHKVEVEHLERWYDLALARAREDYALGTEILNCRRLIKGYSDTHARAQSKFDRVLSALAMLKGRADAADWIRRLREAALKDEKGDMLDGALKTVATLGDSPAA
- a CDS encoding MarR family winged helix-turn-helix transcriptional regulator, producing MEEKVQQKRQRISTLGEIGLQQFAPYLMNRIMGRYNATLREDFRKQGLTIPQVRTLAVLSVADGVTVNDLSVYTVIEQSTLSRTLDTLEGQGLVRREQGVTDSRIRHVFLTDDGRALFTRAWPAMHDAFEAMFDGVDDTEYAALIAILQKMLKNIRKHDI
- a CDS encoding phytoene desaturase family protein; the protein is MNAPDHIIVGSGINALVCAAMLGAKGARVLVLERNDRIGGCMRTEEITAPGFVHDVMATTFVLFITSPAFAALGKDLTRHGLEFCHTATPTGVLRPDGSHAVLTTDRAANIAALNKVAAGDGDRHGNDVGGIERNAGLLFGLLGGALWSYPTTRLLTGEAWRRGPRNLAAFLGEALAPARGWLESSYQSETTRALWAPWVLHAGLGPEDAFSGQIARVIAFALEAAGAPIVKGGAKNLLAAFEALIKERGGVISTEADVASIILDGGRATGVRLASGETVHAKKSVICSVTPTQLYGRLLGRDAPEAAVEATHDYRYGKGNFQIHYALDKPPAWRGEGLDKVALLHLTPGLDGVSKACNEAVRGLLPEVPTICVGQPHALDPSRCPEGKAILWLQLPEAPRHIKGDAAGKLAAPADGQWNAELREAYADRVEAILANHIDGFSESVIARRAYSPADLEAMNINLVGGDPYGGSSTIDQAFLWRPFKASRNHETGIKALYHIGASTHPGAGLGGGSGFLLAGRL